The genome window AGAGGGTCACTTACGTCGACAACCAAGGCTATTTCATCTGAGAGTCCAAGCTCGCTGAGCGTGGCGTGGAACGCGTTTAGAATTAGTGGATGTAAATCCTCAATAAATCCTATCGAGTCTACTAAGATAACCTCTAGGTCCAATAACCTGATCCTTCTAGCGAAGGTAGAGAGAGTCGTAAATGGTCCAAGCCCCACTGGTTTGGATTCTCCCGTCAGTAAATTAAAGAAGGTAGTCTTCCCTGCCTGAGTATAGCCAGTAATGGTTATGACTGGTAGCCCTGCCTCTCTTCGCCTCAATATTCTTGTCAAAGCCTTCGACCTTATTTTCTTAAGCTCCTCTTCCAGGGCCTTAATCCTGCGCCTAGCGTTAGCCTCATATACTTCATGGAGATATTCACCCATTGCGCTAAACCCCACTTGTTCACCATACAAGTTTCTGTACCTGACAAACTCCCTAGCCCAGGGTAACGTGTATCTAAGCTTAGCTAGTTCGATTTGAAGTTTAGCTTCCCTCGTTAAGGCTCTCTGTTCAAAAATTTCTAGTACTAAAAGGTTTCGATCAATGACGTTGACAGTCCACCCGAGCTCGCGTCTGATTCTAAAGGCCTGGCCAGCTTTTAGTGTATTGGCGAAAATGACATTATCTGCACAAAACTCTTCAACTAGTTTCTTTAACTCTTCGAGCTTCCCTCTGCCAATAACAAAGGCTGGGTCGGGTTTTGGCTTACGTTGAGTTAACTTAGCTACTACTAGGTACCCTCTACTCTCAGCTAGGTCCTTAAGCTCATTTATCTTTGAGGAGCTGTTAAGCGTCTGGCACTCAACTAGTATTGTACGCATTCTAACTTTCGAGGTAGAGGTTAGAGTGGCTTTAATATAAACGAATAGCTTGGGTACAAGGGGATGGAGAGGGCCATGAGGGTAGTTGTGCTAAGGATGGGGCATCGAGTGCCTCGTGATTACAGGCTTACGACTCACGTATGTCTTACAGCTAGAGCCTTTGGTGCTGATGGAGTAGTGGTATCCGATGTAGTTGATAGAAAGCTCGAGGAAACCATTAGGAAAGTAGTGAAGACGTGGGGCGGGCCTTTTTTCGTGGAAACAGGGGTTCCTTGGAGAGAGGTGATTAAGGATTGGCTGGTCATGGACGGGGAGGTGGTTCATTTAACGCAGTACGGTCTGCCGCTTGTAGACATAATCGATGAAGTAAGAAAGAGCAGGAAGGATAAGCTAGTAGTAGTAGGAGCTAAGAAGCAGCCAAGGGAAGTATATGAGCTAGCGACGTACAATATATCCGTTACTAATCAACCACATAGTGAAGTAGCAGCTCTTTGCTTATTTCTCCACTACCTATGGGAGGGGGAAGAGTTCAAAAGAGAGTTTGTAGGGGCCAAGTTAAAGGTAATCCCTCAAAGCAGAGGGAAGAAAGTAGTTAGGCTGGCGGAGTGAATTTCTATAAAGGTATTACCTTTAGACTATAGAAACTACTGAGACACTGTATATTAAGGGGCTTTTAGTTACTGTTACGGGGGCGGTTAGTGGCAGAAGACGAAAAAGACAGAGACGAAGTGATGTTAAGCATCATCGCCCAGATCGCAGGCCCAGATGCCATTAAGGTGACCTATGCGCTAATAAATGAGGGCTGGCTTACCGATGAAGCCATAGCCTCCAAGACTCTCTTAAGGATAAATCAAGTGAGAAAAATCCTCTATAGCTTGCTTAATAATCAGCTTGTGACGTACAAGAAAATTAGAGATGAGGCGAGCGGTTGGTATACCTACTATTGGATGCTCAATAAGGAGGGCGTTGAAGGGCTCGTGCTCTTAAAGAAGCGTCAAGTATTTAGAAAGCTTCAAGAGAGGCTGGAGTTTGAGAAAGATAGAGACCTTTATCGATGCCCTCAGTGCGAAAACAGCCTCCTAAGCTTCGATGAAGCATTCGAGACCTACTTCAGATGTCCTAACTGCGGGCAACAGCTAGAGAATTATGATAATTCGAAGATTATTAAGGTGCTAGAGGCTAAGATAAGTAGGCTCAAGGAAGAGCTCTGCGATTATTCACGATAGCTAACTTGTTCCATACTTTGAATAGGGTTATGGCGGCCATAGCTATACAACCTATTTCGTCGGGAAGCTTAAAACAAACAACCCTCCCCTTTTCCATTTCTCTTAATGAGAAGCCTGGCTCAACCGCTGAGAAGAAAAGTGCCACGTGCCCGTCTTTCAAGGCCTCCACGACTTCGTCCTCACTGAACATCTCCCCCCTCGTCCCTTCGACGAAGAAGAGGGCTTTAACTGGTGAGAGCAGCTCTAGAACGTCGACTATGTCAGGGACCACTAGGAAGCCTTTACCTTTCTTAAAAGCGAGCTTACTAACCTCAGGTACTGCTAATTGAGCTGCAGCCGATGTAGGCTTAGACAATATGAAGAGGTTAAACCCAAGACCATAAGTAAGCTTAGCCATCTGCTTGACTATCTCAACTCCATGTGCACCATGGAGAATCACGGCTAACCTATCTCTGAGCATTTCTCTAAGGAGAAAGTATATCGCTGCTTAAAAGCCTTGCAATGAATAGCGCAATAGACTTGGCTAAGGGAATGGGTACAGCCTCGCCAACCATATTGAACTGAGAAGTCTTACCCCCCAAGAATACGTGATGATCTGGGAAGCCCATTAATCTAGCATGCTCCCTCACTGTAAGTAATCTAGTTTCAAAAGGATGAATAAACCTTGAATTGCCTAGGACAGGTGGTGCTGGTCGAAAAGGATGTAGCCTAGTCCAGTTTGTATAAATCTTGCCGTCACATCCTTCATACTTAACTAAGGCATCCCCCCACTTGAGCCTTAATGCCTTCTTGAACTTCTTAGGAGGCATGGGGATGTATTCATGATTAGGAGGCTCTCCACCAGGGTTGGGGAGCCCTCTTAAGGCCTCAATAACTGTAACCCTAAATTTAGAAAGAGGGGGTTTAATTTTAACGTTAGAAATGAAGACCCTTGTCCTCTTTGACGGAGACCCATAGTCTTCGGCCTTGAGAATGTTGAAGAAGACTTCACGGAACCCCGCCCTCTTAAGTTCTTTAATAAGAGCCTCCTTAAGGCCCCCCTCCATAATCTGGGGAACGTTTTCAATTACGAAAACTTTGGGTTCTAAGTCCCCTATCAGCCTAATGCCGTGGAGTGTCAATCTACCTATCGGGTCAACGTAAAGTCTGTCTAAGGGCTCCTTCAACCGTTTTATATTAGCTGCTGTATAGGGCTCACAGGGCGGGCTTGCTATGACTACATCCGGCCTCCCACTTATGTTCTTGAATAAGGTCTCACCATCAACATTCTTTATATCGTCCTCAATAAACATGGTCCAAGGAAAATTAGCTCTGTAAGTCTTAGCAACTTGAGGAGCGTTATCTAAAGCCGCTATTATTTTGAAGCCTGCCTCTAGAAAGCCCCGCGAGAAGCCTCCGGCCCCGCTAAATAGATCTACTACCTTCAAGGACATGAACGGCTTAATCAATTCCACAGGATACTTTTCAATAAACCTTACCGAATCGTTGAGGTTGCCGTGAGACCAAAGCGCCGGGTGGGGGACTCGAACCCCCGCACCCCTTAACGGGGTACAGGCTTAGCAAGCCTGCGCCCTACCAATCTAGGCGAACCCGGCTCACGTAAACATCAAAGAGCCTTGGGTAAAAATCTTTCCTCGGTGGGGAGGATTGCGTTAATTATAACTTTAAGCCTACTTTTCACACAATCCAGGTTAGCCCCGGTAGCTCAGCTAGGTAGAGCGGCAGCCTTGTAAGCTGTTGGCCGCGGGTTCAAATCCCGCCCGGGGCTTATTAGCTACAAGGTTAAAAATAGCCTGCTGTATTGTAAATAAGGGGCCGTAGGCTAGCTTGGTTAGACTGCGAGGCTCGGGATCACTCACTTATACTCCAAGTCACAGTGACGAGAGCCCTCGTGACCCAGGTTCAAATCCTGGCGGCCCCATCACCTCTGCGATAATGGTACATTGGATAACTCTGTATGAGCTGAATCCATGCGCGGCAGAGGGTCACCTTTAGATTAAGAGGGGCTGGTTAACGCTAAGTTTAAAGACGAGGAATCCATTTCATTAAGGGATCGGGTTTGCTTGAACATTTAAGCGAGGTTCACTTCGTAATATTAGCCTTATTAGCTATGAGCTTAGCCGTAACCTACCAATTGCTTTCCCTGCTTAGGAGCAAGCAAACGTCTAAGAGAATTAGCTAATATTCTTAAGTCGGTCAGCAACAAAATCTGGTTTACGCTGCCCTCTGTAGCTAAGCGCTCTAGCTCCCTCAGAGCTTCATGTGCATTGCGGCACTTTGAGGCTAGGCTGTTAATAAACGACTCAGCAAGTTTAGGTTCAGCCAAATACGGTAAGGAGTTTAGAAAAGCCTCTCTCAAGAGGGCTCTTGTCTCCTCCATATCTAAGGCTCGCTGTGCCTATAGGTTTATTAAAACCTACCTTAATTAAAGTTTGAGGATGATGAGCGCATGGGTGGGCGGAAGCGACGAAGGAAAATCGTTAAGAGGGTGCCGAAGAAGATACCTAAAGTCTTCAATTGTCCTAGCTGCGACTCTAGAAGCGTAACTGTTGAAGTTGACAGAAAGCGCGACATGGCTATAGTTCGTTGCGGTACGTGTGGAATTCAAGCTGAAGTAGAGGCACCTGACGTGTTTGAAGACGTACATATCTTTAACAGGTTCGTGGATCTTTTCTACGAGGGCAAACTGGAGATATCTCACCAGACCCGCCAGAGCCAGTGATCATCTTGAGAGGCAGCGTGGAGACCTACTTGCGCTCAAGGCTTGAAAGAGAAGGGGCACTTCATTTAACCTTAATTGACCCGGACAAGGTTTCTCCTAGTCAAGCCAGCCTATTGGCTAAAGTAGCTGCAGAGACAGGGTCTGCTGCAATTATGGTAGGAGGCAGCTTAGGAGTTTCTGAGGGTCTCCTGGACGATGTAATTTTAGCCGTCAAAGAGGCAGATCTCCCAGTAATAATCTTCCCGAGCAATGCCACAACGCTTAGTAAGCACGCCGATGCCGTGTGGTTTATATCGCTACTTAACTCATCTAACCCTTACTTCATTATAGATGCTCAAATGCTAGGAGCGTCTATTATAAGGAAGTATGGGCTTGAGCCTCTCCCCACGGGCTATTTAGTTTTGAATCAAGATACTGCTGTGGGATTTGTAGGTCAAGCCCGCCCGATACCCGTAGATAGACCTGAAATAGCTGTGCTTTACGCATTAACCGCCCAGTACCTGGGTATGAGGTTCCTGTACCTAGAAGGAGGCTCGGGTGCTAAATCTCCGGTTCCTGCTAGACTGATTTCAGAAATTAAAAGAAACGTTGAACTAGTGCTTATAGTAGGAGGAGGGATAAGGTCAGGGGGAGAGGCAAAGGTGATAGTTGAGGCTGGAGCCGACATGATTGTTACTGGCACGGTTGTTGAAGAGAGGGGGGCAAGAGTCTTAGAGGAGGTAATAGCAGGGGTGAGGGAGGGAGCACGAAATAGGCATAAACATAGGAGAGTTGAAGAGGGAACTTGCACGTAAGGCTATCCATATTTCAGGCTTACTAGTCCCTGTCGCTTGCTTCCAATTAGATAAGTTCGTACTCACTGGCCTACTGCTGGCTTGTTTCGCTGCATCGGCTATTTCAGAGTACTTGAGGCTATACCACCGTGAGTTTTTTCTATTCAAATCTACATTCAAGTCCTTAGCTAGAAGGAACGAGCTTGGCTCGCTATCAGGATACTTTTACTTCTTCCTCGGGGCTTTTTTGACCGTTGTTTTATTCGAGCACGCTGTGGCCGCTACTGCCTTAGTAGCATCCATCCTCGGAGATGTCGTCTCGGCACCTGTAGGTCTTTACTTTAGAAGGCTCAGAGGGATCAGAGGGAAGCGGACTTTAGAGGGAAGTTTGGCAGGTGCGCTTGTAATATTGAGTTTGCTGCCAGCAGGGCTTCTTCCCTCCTCTTGGATTGTGATTGCCTCTATGGTCTTCATGGTTGCAGACCTTCTAAAGCCTAAGGGCATTGATGATAATCTTCTATTTCCACTAATCATAGGTGCTGCGATACATCTTTACACAACAATTTTTCCTCCTACTTTCCCAACCTTAATTAGGTATGGTTGACTACGTACTGCTTGCGACATTAGTTAAGCAATGCGAGAGGTCAGGTTATCTTAGCAAGCTCCGGAGTAGCGCGTGATCGTAGACTATACCCACCAACCTACCTTCTAGGTCTAAGACCGGCAGCTGGTCGATGCCATGCTCCCTCATGCGCCTCGCGCATTCATTAAGCGGCATAAACTCTAGAGCGGTTATTAACTTTTTAGTCATAGCTTCAGAGACTGGCCTATTTGGAAGTGAAAGCTCCCTACGCCCAATATAGATCATTGTGCTGACATCCCAATCCCACTCCTGCCCTTCAGAGACTGTCCTTGAGCTCGAGACCCTCTCTCTAAACACAATCTCACTAATTTTCATTAGGTCGGTGTCAGTTAAGATTCCGCTCAGATTTGATGAAGAGTCTAAGACTAATAGAGCTCTTACGCCGGCAAACTTCATAATGGAGAGGGCGACTGGTAATGGTGTACCCTCCCATATGGTTAATACTTGCCGGTCCATGTAATTAGCTACGGGGTCCTTGATATTACTGTTGGCCAAAGCTTTATGAACTATGTCAGAAACCGTAACTATCCCCACTAGTTCATCGCCAACGACGACGGGAAGCCTCCTAATGTCGTGCTTAACCATCAACTCAGCAGCCTTTACTACTAAGTCGTCAGGAGATACCCTTATGGGATCCCTCGTCATAATTAACGCGACCTGATCCTCTGTCAGTTTATTAATTAGGTCCGTACGAGTAATCATTCCTACGAGCTTCCTTGTGCCTTTCCTCACTACTGGCATCCCGCTAACGCCCTTCTCCTTCATCAACCTCAGTACATCTTGTCTAGAGCCAGGGGCGGTTACGCATATTACATTGGTGACCATTAAGTCTTTGACCTTGAGTGTGCCCACTTCAACCATAAAGTCACCTTCTACAATGTTAACAACAACAGGCAGGACAGCCACACTTCGGACACACGTTACGATACTTTGAAGCAGCGGCTTCCTCTAGGTCTACGTGAAGCACATTAGCCATCGTCACTAGCCACGCTAAGGAGTCTGCAAGTTCTGACTTAATAGAATCTACGTCCCCGCCCATTATGGCCTTACCAAGCTCGCCTATTTCCTCAACTAAATGAATGAAGTTTCTCTCAACCCCTCTAGGCTCATCCTTATGCCAATAAATCCTACGGATCATATCCTGGAACTCGCGTATATGCATGAAGCGCTACCCTTCTTACGGAACTCCTAAAAGCACGTGAGCCAGCAGGATAGAGGCGATCAAGGCGAGCGCTCCGATAATCACTGCCTCAGGCTTAATCTTAACCCCCCTTGTCTCTCCTTCAAAAAACCTAACCAAACCCGCTCCACTTAAGGGCATAGGGGCCATTTCACGTCTACGCTTACTTCCTTTCTTAGGCATCGATGACCCCTTTATCTTATCAATTACCTACAAAAAAATTTAGCGCAAATCACAGAGCAGCTAAAGTCACAAGCTAACTTTCTTCATGTTAGTGAGAAAGTTATAAAGAAGTTTCTTCGCGCTGGACTACCTTCAAGTTATGAAGTGTACCTAACGTATTAAAGTAGGGGCTGTGAACTCTCACTAAGCCTTGAGTAGCGCTGAGGAGGCAATAAAGGCATATGACATGCTCTTTAGGCTACCTAGGACGCTATACTTAGCTTCGTCCATCGTGGTCATGTCCTTACTGCCAGTTACTATTAGCCATAGACCTCTACATACTTTCATCGCGTGGATGAGCCCACCTCTTTTAGTTGCGGCTTTAACCTATGTCTTGAGGAGCTCAAAACTCCTAACTTGGAGACGATGCCTAGGAACTGTGGCTGCAGGTCTCTCGGCTCAAGTAGTCACGTATCTAATCTTGGCCCTCTTAACCACCGCTTTAGCTCTAAACAATCTGACGAAGATGCTCTCCCTTACATCTAGCGCTG of Candidatus Nezhaarchaeota archaeon contains these proteins:
- the hflX gene encoding GTPase HflX; translated protein: MRTILVECQTLNSSSKINELKDLAESRGYLVVAKLTQRKPKPDPAFVIGRGKLEELKKLVEEFCADNVIFANTLKAGQAFRIRRELGWTVNVIDRNLLVLEIFEQRALTREAKLQIELAKLRYTLPWAREFVRYRNLYGEQVGFSAMGEYLHEVYEANARRRIKALEEELKKIRSKALTRILRRREAGLPVITITGYTQAGKTTFFNLLTGESKPVGLGPFTTLSTFARRIRLLDLEVILVDSIGFIEDLHPLILNAFHATLSELGLSDEIALVVDVSDPLEIVKRRLLTCKEILYQVAPGVPLVVLLNKIDLVEKHHLDEATDIVTGLLPSSSVAKVSALLGINVEEAASTLRACLDMQRRNRNQHYIAAKA
- a CDS encoding tRNA (cytidine(56)-2'-O)-methyltransferase; translated protein: MERAMRVVVLRMGHRVPRDYRLTTHVCLTARAFGADGVVVSDVVDRKLEETIRKVVKTWGGPFFVETGVPWREVIKDWLVMDGEVVHLTQYGLPLVDIIDEVRKSRKDKLVVVGAKKQPREVYELATYNISVTNQPHSEVAALCLFLHYLWEGEEFKREFVGAKLKVIPQSRGKKVVRLAE
- a CDS encoding transcription factor, giving the protein MAEDEKDRDEVMLSIIAQIAGPDAIKVTYALINEGWLTDEAIASKTLLRINQVRKILYSLLNNQLVTYKKIRDEASGWYTYYWMLNKEGVEGLVLLKKRQVFRKLQERLEFEKDRDLYRCPQCENSLLSFDEAFETYFRCPNCGQQLENYDNSKIIKVLEAKISRLKEELCDYSR
- a CDS encoding RecB-family nuclease, producing the protein MLRDRLAVILHGAHGVEIVKQMAKLTYGLGFNLFILSKPTSAAAQLAVPEVSKLAFKKGKGFLVVPDIVDVLELLSPVKALFFVEGTRGEMFSEDEVVEALKDGHVALFFSAVEPGFSLREMEKGRVVCFKLPDEIGCIAMAAITLFKVWNKLAIVNNRRALP
- a CDS encoding DNA cytosine methyltransferase; amino-acid sequence: MSLKVVDLFSGAGGFSRGFLEAGFKIIAALDNAPQVAKTYRANFPWTMFIEDDIKNVDGETLFKNISGRPDVVIASPPCEPYTAANIKRLKEPLDRLYVDPIGRLTLHGIRLIGDLEPKVFVIENVPQIMEGGLKEALIKELKRAGFREVFFNILKAEDYGSPSKRTRVFISNVKIKPPLSKFRVTVIEALRGLPNPGGEPPNHEYIPMPPKKFKKALRLKWGDALVKYEGCDGKIYTNWTRLHPFRPAPPVLGNSRFIHPFETRLLTVREHARLMGFPDHHVFLGGKTSQFNMVGEAVPIPLAKSIALFIARLLSSDILSP
- a CDS encoding geranylgeranylglyceryl/heptaprenylglyceryl phosphate synthase, with product METYLRSRLEREGALHLTLIDPDKVSPSQASLLAKVAAETGSAAIMVGGSLGVSEGLLDDVILAVKEADLPVIIFPSNATTLSKHADAVWFISLLNSSNPYFIIDAQMLGASIIRKYGLEPLPTGYLVLNQDTAVGFVGQARPIPVDRPEIAVLYALTAQYLGMRFLYLEGGSGAKSPVPARLISEIKRNVELVLIVGGGIRSGGEAKVIVEAGADMIVTGTVVEERGARVLEEVIAGVREGARNRHKHRRVEEGTCT
- a CDS encoding CBS domain-containing protein, with translation MVEVGTLKVKDLMVTNVICVTAPGSRQDVLRLMKEKGVSGMPVVRKGTRKLVGMITRTDLINKLTEDQVALIMTRDPIRVSPDDLVVKAAELMVKHDIRRLPVVVGDELVGIVTVSDIVHKALANSNIKDPVANYMDRQVLTIWEGTPLPVALSIMKFAGVRALLVLDSSSNLSGILTDTDLMKISEIVFRERVSSSRTVSEGQEWDWDVSTMIYIGRRELSLPNRPVSEAMTKKLITALEFMPLNECARRMREHGIDQLPVLDLEGRLVGIVYDHALLRSLLR
- a CDS encoding nucleotide pyrophosphohydrolase, whose product is MHIREFQDMIRRIYWHKDEPRGVERNFIHLVEEIGELGKAIMGGDVDSIKSELADSLAWLVTMANVLHVDLEEAAASKYRNVCPKCGCPACCC
- a CDS encoding preprotein translocase subunit Sec61beta, whose amino-acid sequence is MAPMPLSGAGLVRFFEGETRGVKIKPEAVIIGALALIASILLAHVLLGVP